The Bombus pyrosoma isolate SC7728 linkage group LG3, ASM1482585v1, whole genome shotgun sequence genome has a segment encoding these proteins:
- the LOC122565629 gene encoding general vesicular transport factor p115 isoform X2 gives MEYFKSRLKSVLGSASVENEPSSIETVERLIDRLQSSMLLDDRRDACRALKALSRTYRIEVGAQGMCALRQILEMDRTDCEIIGLALDTLCNITNPKAFDEEVDQYWPNIKVGEEFTEIFIKDTDSVGLILTLLEEFEFKVRWPALKLLMNLSTNRLKDIQEIILVSPMGVSKLMDLLSDSREVIRNDVLLLLIQLTKGNANIQKIVAFENAFDRIFDVIAQEGNVEGGIVVEDCLLLMLNLLRGNVSNQNFFKEGSYIQKLTPMFQISSELDDNPLSAWSPQKVSNIHCMVQVIRALVTPSGSAQAVSNCQHIMRACGLLQALCNILMANGVPADVLTETINTVAEVIRGNSSNQEFLAGVMAPSNPPRPAIVVLLMSMVNEKQPFALRCSVLYCFQCFLYKNETGQTQLIQTLLPQGNEMPSLTTGQLLCGGLFSSDSLSNWFSAVALSYALIDDNTQKEQLLRVLLATNIGKPPVTLMQQCVMLLQQGNKIQCKLGLLILLCRWIAHCLTAVKSFLLIDSSIAYLTALLSSQENNDDLQETLLQSMCAILIGLCVHFNDNSISNYTKEKLCNLIENRIGLERFQDAIGGLPRHEVYSRTLKHPQPSAKNPSELLLDHEFCRLSKTLEGVIIKSVLDGSSLHHKNEITTPTLSDSVLVAQYKELIRDQDFQIQKLNQLTESLVKEKNELEAQVHDLRSTISHLKDQNLVLRAAQTNLQSEESESNSVIINEGCTKEAEKYKTVIAELEIRLVEYASMVKKYETDFERKLKEKSEELEKMKKDQEDLLELLAEDESKIMRYEEKLAALDRDG, from the exons atggaatattttaaaagtagatTAAAGTCTGTCTTAGGTTCTGCATCTGTAGAAAACGAACCATCGAGTATTGAAACG GTGGAGCGACTGATAGACAGGTTACAATCGTCGATGTTGTTGGATGATAGGCGAGATGCTTGTCGTGCACTTAAAGCTCTTTCGCGCACTTATCGTATCGAAGTGGGAGCTCAAGGAATGTGTGCATTACgacaaattttagaaatggACAGGACTGATTGTGAAATCATTGGTTTAGCACTTGATACACTTTGTAATATAACAAATCCTAAAGCATTTGATGAAGAAG tgGATCAGTATTGGCCCAACATCAAAGTGGGAGAAgaatttacagaaatatttattaaagacACAGATAGCGTGGGATTAATTTTAACGCTCTTGGAAGAATTTGAATTCAAAGTTAGGTGGCCGGCGTTAAAGTTATTGATGAATTTGTCAACTAATAGATTAAAGGATatacaagaaataattttagttaGTCCCATGGGTGTATCTAAACTGATGGATCTCCTTAGTGATAGTAGAGAAGTCATACGTAACGAT GTTTTATTGCTTCTTATTCAATTAACAAAAGGTAatgcaaatattcaaaaaattgttgCATTTGAAAATGCGTTTGATCGTATTTTCGATGTTATTGCACAAGAGGGCAATGTAGAAGGTGGTATTGTTGTGGAAGATTGTCTACTATTAATGTTAAATCTTCTAAGGGGTAATGTAAGCAaccaaaatttttttaaagaag GCagttatattcaaaaattaacaccaatgtttcaaatatcatCCGAACTTGATGACAATCCTCTAAGCGCATGGAGTCCACAGAAGGTATCAAACATTCATTGCATGGTTCAAGTCATTCGTGCATTGGTAACACCAAGCGGATCTGCTCAG GCAGTATCGAATTGTCAACACATTATGAGAGCCTGTGGTCTTCTACAAGCTCTGTGTAACATATTGATGGCTAATGGTGTACCTGCGGATGTACTGACTGAGACTATTAATACAGTGGCTGAAGTTATTAGGGGAAATTCCAGTAACCAAGAATTTTTAGCCGGAGTAATGGCACCTAGTAATCCTCCtag ACCTGCGATTGTTGTCTTACTTATGTCTATGGTGAATGAAAAGCAACCATTTGCTTTAAGATGTTCCGTTCTCTACTGCTTTcaatgttttttatataaaaatgaaacaggaCAAACTCAGCTTATTCAAACTTTGTTACCTCAGGGAAATGAAATGCCATCATTGACGACAG GACAGTTGTTATGTGGAGGTTTATTTTCCTCTGATTCCTTATCGAATTGGTTTTCTGCCGTGGCATTGTCTTATGCATTGATTGACGACAATACACAGAAGGAACAATTGTTACGTGTACTACTTGCAACAAATATTGGGAAACCACCAGTGACCTTGATGCAACAATGTGTCATGTTACTGCAACAGggcaataaaatacaatgcaAATTAGGGCTTCTAATACTACTTTGCAGATGGATTGCACATTGTCTAACTGCTGTTAAATCATTCTTGCTTATTGATTCATCCATAGCTTATTTAACAGCTTTGTTATCATCACAGGAGAATAACGATGATTTGCAAGAAACATTGTTACAAAGTATGTGCGCCATACTTATTGGATTGTGTGtacattttaatgataatagTATTTCTAACTACACAAAG gaaaaattatgtaatttaatcgaaaatagAATAGGATTAGAAAGATTTCAAGATGCTATCGGTGGTCTTCCTAGACACGAGGTATATTCTAGAACTTTAAAACATCCTCAGCCCTCGGCGAAGAATCCTTCTGAACTTTTATTAGATCATGAATTTTGTAGACTGTCAAAAACGTTGGAGg GTGTGATCATAAAGTCAGTTTTAGACGGAAGTAGCTTGCATCATAAAAATGAGATTACAACACCTACTTTGTCAGACTCTGTTTTAGTAGCTCAATATAAAGAGCTTATTCGAGACCAagattttcaaatacaaaaaCTGAATCAACTTACGGAATCActcgtaaaagaaaaaaacgaactTGAA GCACAAGTACACGATCTTCGATCAACTATCAGTCATTTAAAGGATCAAAATTTAGTTTTACGAGCAGCACAAACTAATTTACAATCGGAAGAAAGTGAATCCAATAGTGTTATAATCAACGAAGGTTGCACAAAAGAggcagaaaaatataaaactgtgATTGCAGAGTTAGAAATTCGTTTAGTAGAATATGCTTCAAtggtaaaaaaatatgaaactgaCTTCGAACGtaagttaaaagaaaaatctgaggaattagaaaaaatgaagaaagaccAAGAAGATCTTTTAGAACTTTTAGCAGAagatgaaagtaaaattatgcgttacgaagaaaaattggcTGCATTAG ATCGAGACGGATGA
- the LOC122565629 gene encoding general vesicular transport factor p115 isoform X1: protein MEYFKSRLKSVLGSASVENEPSSIETVERLIDRLQSSMLLDDRRDACRALKALSRTYRIEVGAQGMCALRQILEMDRTDCEIIGLALDTLCNITNPKAFDEEVDQYWPNIKVGEEFTEIFIKDTDSVGLILTLLEEFEFKVRWPALKLLMNLSTNRLKDIQEIILVSPMGVSKLMDLLSDSREVIRNDVLLLLIQLTKGNANIQKIVAFENAFDRIFDVIAQEGNVEGGIVVEDCLLLMLNLLRGNVSNQNFFKEGSYIQKLTPMFQISSELDDNPLSAWSPQKVSNIHCMVQVIRALVTPSGSAQAVSNCQHIMRACGLLQALCNILMANGVPADVLTETINTVAEVIRGNSSNQEFLAGVMAPSNPPRPAIVVLLMSMVNEKQPFALRCSVLYCFQCFLYKNETGQTQLIQTLLPQGNEMPSLTTGQLLCGGLFSSDSLSNWFSAVALSYALIDDNTQKEQLLRVLLATNIGKPPVTLMQQCVMLLQQGNKIQCKLGLLILLCRWIAHCLTAVKSFLLIDSSIAYLTALLSSQENNDDLQETLLQSMCAILIGLCVHFNDNSISNYTKEKLCNLIENRIGLERFQDAIGGLPRHEVYSRTLKHPQPSAKNPSELLLDHEFCRLSKTLEGVIIKSVLDGSSLHHKNEITTPTLSDSVLVAQYKELIRDQDFQIQKLNQLTESLVKEKNELEAQVHDLRSTISHLKDQNLVLRAAQTNLQSEESESNSVIINEGCTKEAEKYKTVIAELEIRLVEYASMVKKYETDFERKLKEKSEELEKMKKDQEDLLELLAEDESKIMRYEEKLAALGEKIETDESSIELDTDDQTESNNLVDRIE, encoded by the exons atggaatattttaaaagtagatTAAAGTCTGTCTTAGGTTCTGCATCTGTAGAAAACGAACCATCGAGTATTGAAACG GTGGAGCGACTGATAGACAGGTTACAATCGTCGATGTTGTTGGATGATAGGCGAGATGCTTGTCGTGCACTTAAAGCTCTTTCGCGCACTTATCGTATCGAAGTGGGAGCTCAAGGAATGTGTGCATTACgacaaattttagaaatggACAGGACTGATTGTGAAATCATTGGTTTAGCACTTGATACACTTTGTAATATAACAAATCCTAAAGCATTTGATGAAGAAG tgGATCAGTATTGGCCCAACATCAAAGTGGGAGAAgaatttacagaaatatttattaaagacACAGATAGCGTGGGATTAATTTTAACGCTCTTGGAAGAATTTGAATTCAAAGTTAGGTGGCCGGCGTTAAAGTTATTGATGAATTTGTCAACTAATAGATTAAAGGATatacaagaaataattttagttaGTCCCATGGGTGTATCTAAACTGATGGATCTCCTTAGTGATAGTAGAGAAGTCATACGTAACGAT GTTTTATTGCTTCTTATTCAATTAACAAAAGGTAatgcaaatattcaaaaaattgttgCATTTGAAAATGCGTTTGATCGTATTTTCGATGTTATTGCACAAGAGGGCAATGTAGAAGGTGGTATTGTTGTGGAAGATTGTCTACTATTAATGTTAAATCTTCTAAGGGGTAATGTAAGCAaccaaaatttttttaaagaag GCagttatattcaaaaattaacaccaatgtttcaaatatcatCCGAACTTGATGACAATCCTCTAAGCGCATGGAGTCCACAGAAGGTATCAAACATTCATTGCATGGTTCAAGTCATTCGTGCATTGGTAACACCAAGCGGATCTGCTCAG GCAGTATCGAATTGTCAACACATTATGAGAGCCTGTGGTCTTCTACAAGCTCTGTGTAACATATTGATGGCTAATGGTGTACCTGCGGATGTACTGACTGAGACTATTAATACAGTGGCTGAAGTTATTAGGGGAAATTCCAGTAACCAAGAATTTTTAGCCGGAGTAATGGCACCTAGTAATCCTCCtag ACCTGCGATTGTTGTCTTACTTATGTCTATGGTGAATGAAAAGCAACCATTTGCTTTAAGATGTTCCGTTCTCTACTGCTTTcaatgttttttatataaaaatgaaacaggaCAAACTCAGCTTATTCAAACTTTGTTACCTCAGGGAAATGAAATGCCATCATTGACGACAG GACAGTTGTTATGTGGAGGTTTATTTTCCTCTGATTCCTTATCGAATTGGTTTTCTGCCGTGGCATTGTCTTATGCATTGATTGACGACAATACACAGAAGGAACAATTGTTACGTGTACTACTTGCAACAAATATTGGGAAACCACCAGTGACCTTGATGCAACAATGTGTCATGTTACTGCAACAGggcaataaaatacaatgcaAATTAGGGCTTCTAATACTACTTTGCAGATGGATTGCACATTGTCTAACTGCTGTTAAATCATTCTTGCTTATTGATTCATCCATAGCTTATTTAACAGCTTTGTTATCATCACAGGAGAATAACGATGATTTGCAAGAAACATTGTTACAAAGTATGTGCGCCATACTTATTGGATTGTGTGtacattttaatgataatagTATTTCTAACTACACAAAG gaaaaattatgtaatttaatcgaaaatagAATAGGATTAGAAAGATTTCAAGATGCTATCGGTGGTCTTCCTAGACACGAGGTATATTCTAGAACTTTAAAACATCCTCAGCCCTCGGCGAAGAATCCTTCTGAACTTTTATTAGATCATGAATTTTGTAGACTGTCAAAAACGTTGGAGg GTGTGATCATAAAGTCAGTTTTAGACGGAAGTAGCTTGCATCATAAAAATGAGATTACAACACCTACTTTGTCAGACTCTGTTTTAGTAGCTCAATATAAAGAGCTTATTCGAGACCAagattttcaaatacaaaaaCTGAATCAACTTACGGAATCActcgtaaaagaaaaaaacgaactTGAA GCACAAGTACACGATCTTCGATCAACTATCAGTCATTTAAAGGATCAAAATTTAGTTTTACGAGCAGCACAAACTAATTTACAATCGGAAGAAAGTGAATCCAATAGTGTTATAATCAACGAAGGTTGCACAAAAGAggcagaaaaatataaaactgtgATTGCAGAGTTAGAAATTCGTTTAGTAGAATATGCTTCAAtggtaaaaaaatatgaaactgaCTTCGAACGtaagttaaaagaaaaatctgaggaattagaaaaaatgaagaaagaccAAGAAGATCTTTTAGAACTTTTAGCAGAagatgaaagtaaaattatgcgttacgaagaaaaattggcTGCATTAGGTGAGAAA ATCGAGACGGATGAAAGTTCTATTGAATTAGACACCGATGATCAAACAGAATCCAACAATCTTGTCGATCGTATTGAATGA
- the LOC122565629 gene encoding general vesicular transport factor p115 isoform X3: MLLDDRRDACRALKALSRTYRIEVGAQGMCALRQILEMDRTDCEIIGLALDTLCNITNPKAFDEEVDQYWPNIKVGEEFTEIFIKDTDSVGLILTLLEEFEFKVRWPALKLLMNLSTNRLKDIQEIILVSPMGVSKLMDLLSDSREVIRNDVLLLLIQLTKGNANIQKIVAFENAFDRIFDVIAQEGNVEGGIVVEDCLLLMLNLLRGNVSNQNFFKEGSYIQKLTPMFQISSELDDNPLSAWSPQKVSNIHCMVQVIRALVTPSGSAQAVSNCQHIMRACGLLQALCNILMANGVPADVLTETINTVAEVIRGNSSNQEFLAGVMAPSNPPRPAIVVLLMSMVNEKQPFALRCSVLYCFQCFLYKNETGQTQLIQTLLPQGNEMPSLTTGQLLCGGLFSSDSLSNWFSAVALSYALIDDNTQKEQLLRVLLATNIGKPPVTLMQQCVMLLQQGNKIQCKLGLLILLCRWIAHCLTAVKSFLLIDSSIAYLTALLSSQENNDDLQETLLQSMCAILIGLCVHFNDNSISNYTKEKLCNLIENRIGLERFQDAIGGLPRHEVYSRTLKHPQPSAKNPSELLLDHEFCRLSKTLEGVIIKSVLDGSSLHHKNEITTPTLSDSVLVAQYKELIRDQDFQIQKLNQLTESLVKEKNELEAQVHDLRSTISHLKDQNLVLRAAQTNLQSEESESNSVIINEGCTKEAEKYKTVIAELEIRLVEYASMVKKYETDFERKLKEKSEELEKMKKDQEDLLELLAEDESKIMRYEEKLAALGEKIETDESSIELDTDDQTESNNLVDRIE, encoded by the exons ATGTTGTTGGATGATAGGCGAGATGCTTGTCGTGCACTTAAAGCTCTTTCGCGCACTTATCGTATCGAAGTGGGAGCTCAAGGAATGTGTGCATTACgacaaattttagaaatggACAGGACTGATTGTGAAATCATTGGTTTAGCACTTGATACACTTTGTAATATAACAAATCCTAAAGCATTTGATGAAGAAG tgGATCAGTATTGGCCCAACATCAAAGTGGGAGAAgaatttacagaaatatttattaaagacACAGATAGCGTGGGATTAATTTTAACGCTCTTGGAAGAATTTGAATTCAAAGTTAGGTGGCCGGCGTTAAAGTTATTGATGAATTTGTCAACTAATAGATTAAAGGATatacaagaaataattttagttaGTCCCATGGGTGTATCTAAACTGATGGATCTCCTTAGTGATAGTAGAGAAGTCATACGTAACGAT GTTTTATTGCTTCTTATTCAATTAACAAAAGGTAatgcaaatattcaaaaaattgttgCATTTGAAAATGCGTTTGATCGTATTTTCGATGTTATTGCACAAGAGGGCAATGTAGAAGGTGGTATTGTTGTGGAAGATTGTCTACTATTAATGTTAAATCTTCTAAGGGGTAATGTAAGCAaccaaaatttttttaaagaag GCagttatattcaaaaattaacaccaatgtttcaaatatcatCCGAACTTGATGACAATCCTCTAAGCGCATGGAGTCCACAGAAGGTATCAAACATTCATTGCATGGTTCAAGTCATTCGTGCATTGGTAACACCAAGCGGATCTGCTCAG GCAGTATCGAATTGTCAACACATTATGAGAGCCTGTGGTCTTCTACAAGCTCTGTGTAACATATTGATGGCTAATGGTGTACCTGCGGATGTACTGACTGAGACTATTAATACAGTGGCTGAAGTTATTAGGGGAAATTCCAGTAACCAAGAATTTTTAGCCGGAGTAATGGCACCTAGTAATCCTCCtag ACCTGCGATTGTTGTCTTACTTATGTCTATGGTGAATGAAAAGCAACCATTTGCTTTAAGATGTTCCGTTCTCTACTGCTTTcaatgttttttatataaaaatgaaacaggaCAAACTCAGCTTATTCAAACTTTGTTACCTCAGGGAAATGAAATGCCATCATTGACGACAG GACAGTTGTTATGTGGAGGTTTATTTTCCTCTGATTCCTTATCGAATTGGTTTTCTGCCGTGGCATTGTCTTATGCATTGATTGACGACAATACACAGAAGGAACAATTGTTACGTGTACTACTTGCAACAAATATTGGGAAACCACCAGTGACCTTGATGCAACAATGTGTCATGTTACTGCAACAGggcaataaaatacaatgcaAATTAGGGCTTCTAATACTACTTTGCAGATGGATTGCACATTGTCTAACTGCTGTTAAATCATTCTTGCTTATTGATTCATCCATAGCTTATTTAACAGCTTTGTTATCATCACAGGAGAATAACGATGATTTGCAAGAAACATTGTTACAAAGTATGTGCGCCATACTTATTGGATTGTGTGtacattttaatgataatagTATTTCTAACTACACAAAG gaaaaattatgtaatttaatcgaaaatagAATAGGATTAGAAAGATTTCAAGATGCTATCGGTGGTCTTCCTAGACACGAGGTATATTCTAGAACTTTAAAACATCCTCAGCCCTCGGCGAAGAATCCTTCTGAACTTTTATTAGATCATGAATTTTGTAGACTGTCAAAAACGTTGGAGg GTGTGATCATAAAGTCAGTTTTAGACGGAAGTAGCTTGCATCATAAAAATGAGATTACAACACCTACTTTGTCAGACTCTGTTTTAGTAGCTCAATATAAAGAGCTTATTCGAGACCAagattttcaaatacaaaaaCTGAATCAACTTACGGAATCActcgtaaaagaaaaaaacgaactTGAA GCACAAGTACACGATCTTCGATCAACTATCAGTCATTTAAAGGATCAAAATTTAGTTTTACGAGCAGCACAAACTAATTTACAATCGGAAGAAAGTGAATCCAATAGTGTTATAATCAACGAAGGTTGCACAAAAGAggcagaaaaatataaaactgtgATTGCAGAGTTAGAAATTCGTTTAGTAGAATATGCTTCAAtggtaaaaaaatatgaaactgaCTTCGAACGtaagttaaaagaaaaatctgaggaattagaaaaaatgaagaaagaccAAGAAGATCTTTTAGAACTTTTAGCAGAagatgaaagtaaaattatgcgttacgaagaaaaattggcTGCATTAGGTGAGAAA ATCGAGACGGATGAAAGTTCTATTGAATTAGACACCGATGATCAAACAGAATCCAACAATCTTGTCGATCGTATTGAATGA